The following proteins come from a genomic window of Fimbriimonadia bacterium:
- a CDS encoding sigma-70 family RNA polymerase sigma factor, which translates to MITDGGASPSIPSGSDETMEGRAATLTQAIGEGSWDVTDLQLVIRARGGDLPAFAMLFERYRKLVFRFVSHLASGRDDAEDITQECFVRAFENLHRFRDECRFTTWLLRIAVNLCTDRARMRSRRTALEDQEAAGALLWMTTSEPSDPVANIVAERRADAVRRALNALPEHHKLMIVLRDVEQKDYDEITQILGCTYGGAKLRVLRARRALRDRLQPLLEVLE; encoded by the coding sequence GTGATAACCGACGGCGGGGCCAGCCCGTCTATCCCATCGGGAAGCGACGAGACGATGGAAGGACGCGCTGCGACACTGACCCAGGCAATCGGCGAAGGAAGCTGGGACGTCACCGACCTCCAACTCGTAATCCGGGCGAGGGGTGGCGATCTCCCGGCGTTCGCCATGCTGTTCGAGCGCTACCGAAAGCTTGTCTTTCGGTTCGTGTCGCACCTTGCCTCGGGCCGCGACGATGCCGAAGACATCACCCAGGAGTGCTTCGTTCGCGCATTCGAGAACCTGCATCGCTTCCGGGACGAGTGTCGCTTCACCACTTGGCTGCTCCGAATCGCGGTCAACCTATGCACGGACCGGGCAAGAATGCGCTCGCGGCGCACCGCCCTGGAGGACCAGGAGGCGGCCGGTGCCCTGCTGTGGATGACCACGAGCGAACCTAGCGACCCTGTGGCGAACATCGTGGCAGAGCGCCGAGCCGATGCCGTGCGTCGAGCACTCAACGCGCTGCCGGAGCACCACAAGCTGATGATCGTGCTTCGTGACGTGGAGCAGAAGGACTACGACGAAATCACCCAGATACTCGGGTGCACGTACGGTGGGGCCAAGCTGAGAGTGCTGCGAGCCAGACGAGCACTCCGGGATAGGCTTCAGCCCCTGTTGGAGGTACTGGAATGA
- the rplU gene encoding 50S ribosomal protein L21, whose product MYAIVQSGGKQYRAEKDATLILDRIEGDSGSRVELDHVLLVRTESGVKVGTPYVLGAKVVGTIVRQARGRKVVGLKYKAKKRYKRRYGFRPELTFVRVNDIVGS is encoded by the coding sequence ATGTACGCGATCGTACAATCGGGCGGAAAGCAGTATCGAGCAGAGAAGGATGCCACGCTGATCTTGGACCGGATCGAGGGCGATTCCGGCTCCCGGGTCGAGCTGGACCACGTTCTGTTGGTCCGCACGGAATCGGGCGTGAAGGTGGGAACGCCGTACGTGCTTGGCGCCAAGGTGGTGGGTACCATCGTTCGCCAGGCCCGCGGGCGTAAGGTCGTCGGCCTGAAGTACAAGGCGAAAAAGCGCTACAAGAGACGATACGGGTTTCGACCGGAGCTCACGTTCGTCCGCGTCAACGACATCGTAGGAAGCTAG
- a CDS encoding serine protease, translated as MILSLLLLSALPLCSFAQDEVDEPAAALSAIEKCVISVTARQQARPGLTKGLVRGGIGVLVRADGIALVPGELFVYGVRTDSGTAEELYCRPDQVSVTVTVPGHEPIPAQMLGADPRTRLASIRLASIPASLSVLPLQSTQRVAPDPSARVFLPGAQVMHAALPGSEAIGVDAHTNRFMPLVEVHLERSAVGLSGAPVVNSKGQFVGLLRAQKASTPGAETPSQVWFALPPSLVQRVAEGLAQPPYVVRHRWVGIQCDNARNRPGAAVVGVTLGGPGQVAGLTIGDVIIEAGGLPVRTSADFAGAVFSQPLDGWLPITVLRGGTTLKLRVKVAAEPTPRR; from the coding sequence TTGATACTTAGTTTGCTGCTACTCTCGGCTCTGCCGCTGTGCTCATTCGCGCAGGACGAGGTGGATGAGCCTGCAGCCGCTCTATCGGCCATCGAGAAGTGCGTGATCTCGGTCACCGCGCGGCAACAGGCACGTCCCGGTCTCACCAAAGGTTTGGTTCGCGGTGGCATCGGCGTGCTGGTGCGCGCGGATGGCATCGCGCTCGTACCGGGAGAGCTGTTCGTGTACGGTGTTCGTACCGACTCCGGCACCGCCGAGGAGTTGTATTGCCGACCGGACCAAGTCAGTGTTACCGTAACGGTGCCTGGCCACGAGCCGATTCCTGCGCAGATGCTCGGGGCCGATCCGCGCACTCGACTTGCCAGTATCCGCCTTGCGTCAATCCCTGCCTCTCTCTCGGTTCTGCCTCTTCAGAGCACCCAGCGGGTCGCCCCTGACCCCTCGGCGCGTGTGTTCCTCCCCGGCGCCCAGGTGATGCACGCCGCCCTGCCTGGCTCCGAGGCAATCGGTGTGGATGCGCACACCAACCGGTTTATGCCCTTGGTCGAGGTGCACCTGGAGCGTTCGGCCGTCGGGCTGAGTGGTGCTCCGGTTGTCAACTCGAAGGGGCAATTCGTGGGTCTACTGAGGGCGCAGAAGGCTAGCACGCCGGGAGCAGAAACGCCTTCGCAAGTGTGGTTCGCGCTACCACCCAGCCTGGTGCAGCGTGTCGCCGAGGGCCTGGCACAACCGCCCTATGTTGTCAGGCACAGGTGGGTGGGGATTCAGTGCGATAACGCCCGTAACCGTCCGGGTGCGGCCGTGGTAGGGGTGACCTTGGGTGGACCCGGGCAGGTGGCGGGACTAACGATAGGCGACGTGATTATCGAAGCGGGCGGCCTCCCCGTGCGTACCTCCGCCGACTTCGCCGGTGCGGTATTCTCGCAGCCACTGGACGGCTGGCTTCCTATTACGGTGCTGCGCGGTGGTACGACGTTGAAACTGCGCGTGAAGGTTGCTGCCGAACCCACCCCCCGCCGCTGA
- the rpmA gene encoding 50S ribosomal protein L27, which yields MAHKKGVGSTRNGRDSKPKMLGVKRFAGQVVRAGEILVRQRGTRLHPGPNVGVGRDFTLFAYCDGHVVMEGPKNRRRMAVIPAETS from the coding sequence ATGGCACACAAGAAAGGCGTCGGAAGTACCCGCAACGGCAGGGACAGTAAGCCGAAGATGCTGGGAGTGAAGCGTTTCGCGGGGCAGGTCGTCCGCGCAGGCGAGATACTCGTACGCCAGCGCGGCACCCGGCTGCACCCGGGCCCGAACGTCGGCGTCGGTCGGGATTTCACGCTGTTCGCCTATTGCGACGGGCACGTGGTAATGGAAGGACCCAAGAACCGCCGGCGCATGGCGGTCATCCCCGCAGAGACCTCCTAG
- a CDS encoding M42 family metallopeptidase — protein sequence MRAESLEFFKSIVNAPSPSGFEEPAARLYREYTSQFAHAVETDVMGNVLAWVNPDAPRKVMLAGHMDEIGFIVRYISDDGMLYFDRIGGHDATVAVGQRVWVHTAKGRVPGVLGRKAIHLIEPDERKKAPDLSDLWVDIGVSKKAQAQKLVSIGDCITYQVEFAPLQGDVATARGFDNKMGAFIVAEALRIVAASRRKPKVAVCAVATVQEEIGLRGAKTSAYGTNADVGLCVDVGHATDYPTVDKKKVGELSLGKGPAICRGANNNAKVVSMLFKAAEAANIPYQIEVAGGGTGTDANAMQVSRAGMAVALISVPIRYMHTPCEVLNLKDVENCAKLMAAFCLAVEPSTDFTPGR from the coding sequence ATGCGAGCGGAGTCCCTCGAGTTCTTCAAGAGCATCGTCAACGCCCCGTCCCCCTCCGGATTCGAAGAGCCAGCCGCGAGGTTGTATCGCGAGTACACGTCGCAATTCGCCCATGCGGTGGAGACGGACGTGATGGGCAACGTCCTCGCCTGGGTCAACCCCGATGCTCCGAGAAAGGTAATGCTCGCAGGACACATGGACGAGATCGGATTCATCGTCCGCTACATCTCGGACGATGGGATGCTGTACTTCGACCGCATTGGCGGACACGATGCGACGGTCGCGGTAGGCCAGCGCGTGTGGGTGCACACGGCGAAGGGTCGGGTGCCCGGCGTGTTAGGTCGGAAGGCGATCCACCTGATCGAACCCGACGAGCGCAAGAAGGCGCCGGACCTGAGTGACCTGTGGGTGGACATCGGCGTAAGCAAGAAGGCACAGGCGCAGAAGCTAGTCTCCATCGGCGACTGCATCACCTATCAAGTGGAGTTCGCTCCGCTGCAGGGTGATGTCGCCACGGCTCGAGGCTTCGATAACAAGATGGGGGCGTTCATCGTGGCCGAAGCGCTGCGAATCGTCGCGGCCTCGCGCAGGAAACCGAAGGTCGCGGTGTGTGCCGTGGCCACCGTCCAGGAAGAGATAGGCCTCCGCGGTGCGAAGACCAGCGCCTACGGCACGAATGCCGACGTGGGACTCTGCGTGGACGTGGGTCATGCGACCGACTACCCGACGGTGGACAAGAAGAAGGTCGGCGAGCTATCGCTGGGGAAGGGGCCCGCGATCTGTCGAGGGGCAAACAACAACGCGAAGGTCGTGTCCATGCTGTTCAAAGCTGCGGAGGCCGCGAACATACCCTACCAGATCGAAGTCGCCGGCGGTGGGACCGGCACCGACGCGAACGCGATGCAGGTGAGCCGAGCCGGAATGGCCGTCGCCCTGATCTCGGTGCCCATCCGTTACATGCACACACCGTGCGAGGTGCTGAACCTGAAGGACGTGGAGAACTGCGCCAAGCTGATGGCGGCCTTCTGCTTGGCCGTAGAGCCATCCACCGACTTTACTCCGGGGAGGTAG
- a CDS encoding Gfo/Idh/MocA family oxidoreductase, translated as MKQLLQNYKTGKMEVAEVPPPSARSGGVLVANRFSLISAGTERQKVETAKKSLIGKARSRPDLVKKVLRSIQTEGLATAWRKVQARLDQPTPLGYSCAGVVREVGADVPDIQVGDRVACGGAEHAHHAELVSVPLNLVVPVPESVSMEEAAYTTVGAIALHGVRQAQVQLGDNVMVIGLGLLGILTVQLLKGCGCHVIGVDVAPQRVEMAKRFGCDLAVLRTEDLISATEAFTRGCGVDSVIITAGGEQNNDPVELAGEVARDRGRVVVVGMVKTDLPRRTYYDKELTLTTSRSYGPGRYDPLYEEAGIDYPIGYVRWTERENMREFLRLVANGKVDLKSITTHTFKFDDALSAYDLLTGPDAASTLGVLLEYATHEQYSPIIHAAKMERMPGPVKLGVIGVGNFCTGTLLPHLKGISEVEFVGVASAGGVSAKSAMDRFGFRYAAGNARDILQDSDINAVLIATRHDSHAPLVCEALRAGKAVFVEKPLALNENQLADVIRTHQETGGFLFVGHNRRFSPMVKRIAEFFRNRSGPMMMNYRVNAGPLESKHWMRATAEGGSRVISEGCHFLDVMMFLAGARPVRAFGAIPKDGHEPDTAHGVVQFADGSVGTLTYVTICDPSLPKEHLEVFCDGKGAVLEDFRALKLYADGKASEHKAAGQDKGHKAELEMFAELVKTGGPMPVSIEDLAALSLSTFAILSTAPEGVATTLDVQRLLAREPVQQA; from the coding sequence ATGAAGCAGCTACTTCAGAACTACAAGACGGGCAAGATGGAAGTCGCCGAGGTTCCCCCACCTTCGGCCCGATCCGGCGGAGTGCTCGTCGCCAACCGCTTCTCGCTAATCAGCGCCGGCACGGAGCGACAGAAGGTGGAGACGGCGAAGAAAAGCCTCATCGGTAAGGCCCGTTCGCGCCCCGACCTGGTCAAGAAGGTGCTGCGTTCCATTCAGACCGAAGGCCTCGCCACCGCTTGGAGGAAGGTGCAGGCGCGCCTGGATCAGCCCACTCCGCTCGGCTATAGCTGCGCTGGCGTCGTGCGCGAGGTCGGGGCCGACGTGCCCGACATTCAGGTGGGTGACAGGGTGGCATGCGGTGGGGCCGAGCACGCACACCACGCCGAGTTGGTGTCGGTCCCTCTCAATCTGGTCGTTCCCGTGCCCGAGTCGGTCTCCATGGAGGAAGCGGCATACACGACAGTTGGAGCCATCGCCTTGCACGGCGTCCGGCAAGCACAGGTTCAGCTAGGCGACAACGTGATGGTCATCGGGCTCGGGCTGCTCGGCATTCTCACGGTTCAGCTCTTGAAAGGGTGCGGGTGCCACGTCATCGGTGTCGACGTCGCACCCCAGCGCGTGGAGATGGCCAAACGGTTCGGATGCGACCTGGCCGTGCTCCGTACGGAGGACCTGATCTCCGCCACCGAGGCATTCACACGGGGCTGCGGCGTAGACAGTGTGATCATCACCGCGGGCGGAGAGCAGAACAATGACCCGGTGGAGCTTGCGGGCGAGGTCGCACGGGACCGTGGACGTGTCGTGGTGGTGGGCATGGTCAAGACCGACCTGCCGCGCAGAACGTACTATGACAAAGAGTTGACCCTAACGACATCTCGCTCTTACGGCCCGGGGCGTTACGACCCACTGTACGAAGAGGCGGGGATCGACTATCCGATCGGTTACGTCCGGTGGACCGAGCGCGAGAACATGCGCGAGTTCCTGCGGCTGGTGGCGAACGGCAAGGTGGATCTGAAGTCCATCACCACTCACACCTTCAAGTTCGACGACGCACTCTCGGCGTACGACCTTCTAACCGGTCCGGACGCTGCTTCCACCCTTGGGGTACTGCTCGAGTACGCGACACACGAGCAGTATTCCCCAATCATCCATGCGGCGAAGATGGAACGCATGCCCGGCCCCGTGAAGCTCGGGGTCATCGGCGTGGGCAACTTCTGCACGGGCACGCTGCTGCCCCATCTCAAGGGGATCAGCGAAGTGGAGTTCGTCGGTGTTGCGAGCGCGGGCGGTGTGTCGGCCAAGAGTGCGATGGACCGCTTCGGCTTCCGCTATGCGGCAGGAAACGCACGGGACATCCTGCAAGACAGCGACATCAACGCGGTGCTCATCGCCACAAGGCACGACAGCCATGCTCCGCTGGTGTGCGAGGCGCTGCGGGCAGGCAAGGCCGTTTTCGTCGAAAAGCCGCTCGCGCTGAACGAAAACCAACTTGCCGACGTGATCCGTACCCACCAGGAAACAGGCGGATTCCTGTTCGTCGGCCACAATCGTCGCTTCTCGCCGATGGTGAAGCGAATCGCGGAGTTCTTCCGCAACCGCAGCGGGCCAATGATGATGAATTACCGCGTGAACGCCGGGCCGCTGGAAAGCAAACACTGGATGCGCGCCACGGCCGAGGGAGGCAGTCGGGTAATTAGCGAGGGCTGCCACTTCCTAGATGTGATGATGTTCCTCGCCGGAGCGCGGCCCGTTCGCGCCTTCGGTGCCATCCCCAAGGACGGGCACGAACCCGACACGGCACACGGTGTGGTGCAGTTCGCCGACGGGAGTGTGGGCACGCTGACCTACGTCACGATCTGTGACCCGAGCCTGCCGAAGGAACACCTGGAGGTTTTCTGCGACGGCAAGGGGGCGGTGCTGGAAGACTTCCGAGCACTGAAGCTATACGCGGATGGCAAAGCGAGCGAACATAAAGCGGCGGGCCAGGACAAGGGCCATAAGGCCGAGCTCGAGATGTTCGCGGAGCTCGTGAAGACGGGCGGCCCGATGCCAGTGAGCATCGAAGACCTCGCTGCGCTCTCGCTATCCACCTTCGCCATCCTCTCCACGGCTCCCGAGGGTGTAGCTACGACGCTGGATGTGCAGCGCCTGCTCGCCCGCGAGCCGGTGCAGCAGGCGTAG
- a CDS encoding efflux RND transporter periplasmic adaptor subunit — translation MRIGKRGVVFGCLGLGVIIIGGSTWVAMRAMQPAQKKERTFTVTRGELVVDVVESGTVEAVRAVEVRPRTGGRVASLLVEEGQMVRAGQTLATVDPQETQLVVAQVRAQQRSALSRLQEAGIRYETDQRSTSADLRQAEASYRQARQELETQPKLTEAALDQAKAAMDAASQDLVELQDAIFPQERLNADRAVDDARANLEQRRAEHMRVSNLVAKGYASARELEAAKALFDTAQTAYVSAVKARELLDKQQPVRLKAAEERLKQAQASYRQAQANTYVVQLKKEALQIAEANLAAARARQQNVRATREQVDQARAAVDQVGSQLADAERQLNETEIRSPMNGMATKRYVQVGDLVTALSGFSAGTPVYQIADLSELRVRLQVNEVDVARLREGQDVEITADALQGVKFEGRVHRIAPASEGAAVTAVTADTVVKFEVEVRLRDPDPRLKPGMTAKCRIITGRAKNALLLAAEAVGKETGKDVYYGLLLTGKQVKDKKTGKMVPETRRVPLQIGLKGVTQYEIVSGAKEGDKFAKAPFTGPKRKPMNVFGPPSEEQSEDNQ, via the coding sequence ATGAGAATCGGTAAGCGCGGGGTCGTGTTCGGATGCCTAGGGCTCGGTGTCATCATCATTGGCGGTTCGACTTGGGTGGCGATGCGAGCCATGCAGCCCGCCCAAAAGAAGGAACGGACGTTCACGGTTACCAGAGGCGAACTGGTGGTGGACGTGGTGGAGTCGGGCACCGTGGAGGCGGTTCGCGCCGTCGAAGTGCGCCCCCGGACCGGTGGACGTGTGGCAAGCCTCTTGGTGGAAGAGGGACAGATGGTAAGGGCGGGACAAACCCTAGCTACCGTAGACCCTCAGGAGACGCAGCTGGTCGTGGCACAGGTTAGGGCCCAACAGCGGTCGGCCCTCTCCCGCCTGCAAGAGGCCGGCATTCGCTACGAGACGGATCAGCGAAGCACCTCCGCCGACCTGCGGCAGGCTGAGGCTTCGTACCGCCAGGCACGACAGGAACTGGAGACCCAGCCGAAGCTGACCGAGGCGGCTCTGGACCAAGCGAAAGCCGCCATGGATGCCGCGTCTCAGGACCTCGTGGAACTCCAAGATGCCATCTTCCCGCAAGAGCGCCTGAATGCCGACCGCGCAGTGGACGATGCACGCGCCAATCTCGAACAACGGAGAGCCGAGCACATGCGTGTCTCCAACCTCGTTGCGAAGGGTTATGCCTCCGCGCGTGAGCTGGAGGCTGCGAAGGCGTTGTTCGACACGGCGCAGACCGCCTACGTTTCCGCGGTCAAGGCTCGCGAGTTGCTCGATAAACAACAGCCGGTTCGCCTGAAAGCGGCGGAGGAGAGGCTAAAACAGGCGCAGGCGAGCTACAGGCAAGCACAGGCCAACACCTATGTGGTTCAGCTCAAGAAGGAGGCATTGCAGATCGCCGAAGCCAACCTCGCCGCTGCTCGTGCTCGGCAACAGAACGTGAGGGCGACGCGAGAACAAGTGGACCAGGCTAGGGCCGCCGTGGACCAAGTGGGCAGCCAACTGGCGGATGCCGAACGGCAGCTGAACGAGACAGAGATTCGCTCCCCGATGAATGGAATGGCCACCAAGCGCTACGTGCAGGTGGGTGACCTAGTGACTGCGCTATCTGGCTTCTCGGCGGGAACGCCTGTGTATCAGATTGCAGACCTGAGCGAGCTGCGTGTCCGGTTGCAGGTGAACGAGGTGGACGTGGCGCGTCTGCGAGAGGGGCAGGACGTGGAGATTACGGCGGATGCGCTGCAGGGTGTGAAGTTCGAGGGAAGAGTGCATCGAATTGCGCCTGCCTCGGAAGGGGCTGCAGTGACGGCCGTCACCGCCGATACCGTTGTCAAGTTCGAGGTGGAAGTGCGCCTGCGCGATCCGGATCCGCGCCTGAAGCCCGGGATGACGGCAAAATGTCGGATCATTACGGGTAGGGCAAAGAACGCACTACTGCTGGCTGCCGAGGCGGTAGGAAAGGAGACCGGAAAGGACGTGTACTACGGCTTGCTTTTGACCGGCAAGCAAGTGAAGGACAAGAAGACCGGCAAAATGGTGCCAGAAACCAGACGAGTCCCGCTCCAGATTGGGCTCAAGGGTGTGACGCAGTACGAGATCGTCAGTGGAGCGAAGGAGGGCGACAAGTTCGCGAAGGCACCTTTCACGGGCCCGAAGAGGAAGCCCATGAACGTCTTTGGCCCACCGAGCGAGGAGCAGAGCGAGGACAACCAGTGA
- a CDS encoding ABC transporter permease, translating to MNLIQSLNIALSMLAANKVRSALTMLGIIIGVMGVTVTVEMVEGFRSFMSEQFQSLGSDVLMVFYDPGRRERGEGRGPISALTTKDIENIRAECTLLEHVSGELPQGQVKVSHLDLEIEGVEFSGVEEPYFDLRGLSIETGRGFDASDMSSWANHIVLGHEVAEKLFPKGDAVGKDVMIRGRSLRVIGTLVKRGAAFGQNNDKVAFIPLSAVQKRWLGTDNVAIIWARPRPGVDAEKAMDQIWETMMRHHDNRPVFQIASQEAITAAFGAMITGLGVVFAGVAGLALLVGGIGIMNIMLVSVTERTREIGLRMAVGAKRYELLFQFLVEAATLSLIGGLIGMALGYGLGAAVDWFTHSPMAEGRIPGIRMTFPVWAAIGASVFSAAVGIVFGLYPAWRAARLDPIEALRHE from the coding sequence GTGAACCTGATCCAGTCTCTGAACATCGCCCTCTCGATGCTGGCGGCGAACAAGGTGCGTTCGGCCCTAACAATGCTGGGCATCATCATCGGCGTGATGGGTGTCACCGTCACCGTGGAGATGGTCGAGGGCTTTCGCTCTTTCATGTCGGAGCAGTTTCAGAGCCTCGGTTCCGATGTGCTGATGGTTTTCTATGACCCTGGACGACGCGAGAGGGGGGAAGGCAGGGGGCCGATCTCCGCGCTCACGACAAAAGACATCGAGAACATCCGCGCCGAGTGCACGTTGCTCGAGCACGTGTCTGGTGAGTTGCCACAAGGACAGGTGAAAGTCTCGCACCTGGATCTGGAGATCGAGGGCGTTGAGTTCTCCGGGGTGGAGGAGCCGTACTTCGACCTCAGGGGGCTCAGTATCGAGACGGGCCGGGGTTTCGACGCGAGCGACATGAGTTCGTGGGCTAACCACATCGTTCTTGGCCACGAGGTGGCGGAGAAGCTGTTCCCCAAAGGTGATGCGGTCGGAAAGGACGTTATGATCCGGGGTCGCAGCCTGCGGGTGATCGGCACGCTGGTCAAGCGAGGCGCAGCATTCGGTCAGAACAACGACAAGGTCGCCTTCATTCCGCTTTCGGCGGTGCAGAAGAGGTGGCTCGGGACGGACAATGTGGCGATCATCTGGGCAAGACCGCGTCCGGGAGTGGACGCCGAAAAGGCGATGGACCAAATCTGGGAGACCATGATGCGGCACCACGATAACCGTCCAGTGTTCCAGATCGCTTCGCAGGAGGCCATCACCGCCGCGTTCGGTGCCATGATTACCGGTCTGGGTGTGGTATTCGCAGGGGTAGCAGGCCTCGCACTTCTCGTCGGAGGGATCGGCATCATGAACATCATGCTCGTCTCCGTAACAGAGCGCACCCGCGAGATCGGCCTCAGGATGGCGGTGGGAGCGAAGCGCTACGAGCTGCTCTTTCAGTTCTTGGTCGAGGCCGCTACCCTCTCGCTTATCGGAGGACTGATCGGCATGGCGCTCGGCTATGGGCTGGGGGCTGCCGTGGATTGGTTCACGCACTCTCCCATGGCGGAAGGGAGGATTCCGGGAATTCGCATGACCTTCCCAGTGTGGGCAGCTATAGGGGCGTCCGTATTTTCTGCTGCAGTAGGCATCGTATTTGGCCTTTACCCTGCGTGGCGCGCGGCTCGGCTGGATCCTATTGAGGCACTACGGCACGAATAG
- a CDS encoding Ig-like domain-containing protein, producing MILGRLSIVTAALLLLLAAQAQPYVAVFTSPPDGACARFFAQITFSVGGPLPLHVRVQDDLGHTLFSETYFGTPPPIISIGYDPLALGVPDGPHVLTLDVWGSEGSAQDTLLLNVDNTPPTPTINYPADGQCVNGVVTIRGTVQDNFSGPGAWELRIDGVQVAAGEGANVQYDWNTAGLSDNSLHTIRLVASDVCGNSAQTPIATVRVNNNAPTLTDIVPQNGAVVKGIVTVSALVSDGQTTEWSVMVDGSIVGLNPPSGVGSAISSLWDTTKYTDGAHSLGLTITDGCGNSATTFVMVVVSNGPTGGDGNCRPLKNLIVEKPPVGLGLTRARVFRPQTINIDGFTVRDVLEANNVEITANTLVQRVCVSKETPLYKCGAFVYGPGSGLNTNFNSGWVYANSQHLDRSVVDIAFAAQGGKLGNRALLFSPPGTTYRLKVTYVTRLENGRISPPETVELCWTVVIEDRDDLRDNVEYFSTVAAGATQKPKIADDVVAALFEAIYEDDPLEALVQIEMVIALSATDFSTLRDRPHVLFHSGYLVDSDEEPIGCLLIEQANALLWR from the coding sequence ATGATCCTGGGTCGCTTAAGTATAGTAACTGCTGCCCTGTTGCTGCTCCTGGCTGCTCAGGCGCAGCCGTATGTCGCGGTCTTCACCAGCCCGCCCGACGGCGCTTGCGCACGATTCTTTGCTCAGATCACCTTCAGCGTGGGCGGACCACTGCCGCTTCACGTGCGCGTGCAGGACGACCTCGGGCACACGCTTTTCAGCGAGACGTACTTCGGCACACCGCCCCCGATCATCTCGATCGGCTATGACCCGCTGGCTCTGGGCGTGCCAGACGGCCCTCACGTGCTTACTCTGGATGTCTGGGGCAGCGAGGGCTCGGCACAAGATACGCTGCTGCTCAACGTGGACAACACGCCGCCAACACCGACCATCAACTACCCGGCCGACGGGCAGTGCGTGAACGGCGTGGTGACCATCCGAGGTACCGTCCAGGACAACTTCTCCGGACCCGGTGCCTGGGAGTTGCGTATAGACGGCGTTCAGGTCGCTGCTGGCGAGGGTGCGAACGTCCAATACGATTGGAACACTGCGGGCCTGTCTGACAACTCGCTGCACACTATTCGCCTGGTGGCCTCCGACGTGTGCGGCAACTCGGCTCAGACCCCGATTGCCACGGTGCGCGTCAACAACAACGCGCCGACCCTCACCGATATCGTCCCCCAAAATGGCGCTGTCGTCAAAGGGATCGTGACGGTCTCCGCGCTCGTGTCCGACGGGCAGACGACGGAGTGGTCGGTCATGGTGGACGGGTCCATAGTGGGGCTAAACCCACCGAGTGGCGTGGGCTCGGCAATCTCGTCGCTGTGGGATACGACCAAATACACCGATGGCGCACACTCCCTGGGCCTCACCATCACGGATGGATGCGGCAACTCGGCTACTACCTTCGTTATGGTAGTGGTCTCTAACGGGCCAACAGGCGGTGACGGTAACTGCAGGCCGCTGAAGAACCTCATCGTCGAGAAGCCGCCGGTAGGTCTCGGGCTCACACGTGCGCGGGTCTTCCGGCCGCAGACTATCAACATTGACGGCTTTACCGTGCGCGACGTGCTCGAGGCGAACAACGTGGAGATCACGGCGAATACCCTGGTGCAGCGAGTGTGCGTCTCGAAGGAGACGCCGCTGTACAAGTGCGGGGCGTTCGTGTACGGGCCGGGAAGCGGGCTGAATACCAACTTCAACTCGGGCTGGGTATACGCAAACTCCCAGCACCTGGACCGCTCCGTGGTGGACATCGCATTCGCTGCTCAGGGCGGGAAGCTCGGCAACCGTGCACTGCTTTTCTCGCCTCCGGGAACGACGTATCGCCTCAAGGTCACCTATGTAACTCGGCTCGAGAACGGCCGCATCTCACCTCCTGAAACCGTGGAGCTGTGCTGGACAGTGGTAATCGAGGATCGCGACGACCTCCGCGACAACGTCGAGTACTTCTCGACCGTCGCGGCGGGCGCCACGCAAAAGCCGAAGATCGCGGACGACGTCGTCGCGGCGCTGTTCGAAGCCATCTACGAGGACGACCCGCTGGAGGCGTTGGTGCAGATCGAGATGGTCATCGCACTCTCGGCCACTGATTTCAGCACGCTTCGCGACCGACCACACGTGCTCTTCCACTCTGGCTACCTGGTCGATAGCGACGAGGAGCCTATCGGTTGCCTGCTCATCGAACAGGCGAACGCTCTTCTCTGGCGGTAG